ATCCACAGGCCGCTGTCCTGTTCGTGCAGCCCGCGCAGGTGGCGCACGCCCTGGAAGTGGCGCTCGATCGACGCACGCAGCCCGGCCAGGTCGCGGGTCGGGTGCACATTGCCGCAGTAACCGACCTGGGTGGGCGTCCACATCCCGGTGCTCATTTGATCACCGGGTCCTGGCCGCGCAGGGCAGAGTTATCCTGCCAGGTCTTGCGCTGGTCGATCGGCAATGGCGTGCTGACCAGGGCCTTGTCCAGCTGGCCGCTCTGGGCGAAGAAGTCGACCGGGTTATGGAACAGCACCTGCTCGACCTGGGTTTCGCTGAAGCCGGCTTCGCGCATCGCCTGGCCAGTCTTCGGCACTTTCAGCGGATCGCTGACACCCCAGTCGGCGGCGCTGTTGACGATCATTTTCTCCGTGCCGTACTGCTGCAGCAGGGCGACCATGCGCTGCTCCGACATCTTGGTGTTGGGATAGACCGAATGGCCGCGCCAGCAGCCGGTCTCCAGCACCAGGGGCAGGGTCAGCTCGTTGAGGTGGTCGATCACCACCAGGTGCTCGGGGATGCCGACTTCGCGGATCACCGCCAGGGTGCGCTTGGTGCCGCCGATCTTGTCGCGGTGCGGGGTGTGCACCAGCACCGGCAGGTTGAACTGCCTGGCCAGCTCCATCTGCATGGCCAGGAAACGGTCTTCCTCCGGGGTGATGTCGTCGTAGCCGATTTCGCCGACCGCCACCACGCCATCCTTGACCAGGTAGCGCGGCAGGATGTCCAGCACTTCCTGGGCCAGCCGCAGGTTGTTGGCTTCCTTGGGGTTGATACCAATAGTGCAGAAGTG
This genomic stretch from Pseudomonas entomophila harbors:
- a CDS encoding TatD family hydrolase, coding for MPTYFDPHIHMVSRTTDDYQNMAAAGITGVIEPAFWQGQARTSVGSFVDYFDTLLGWERFRASMFGIHHFCTIGINPKEANNLRLAQEVLDILPRYLVKDGVVAVGEIGYDDITPEEDRFLAMQMELARQFNLPVLVHTPHRDKIGGTKRTLAVIREVGIPEHLVVIDHLNELTLPLVLETGCWRGHSVYPNTKMSEQRMVALLQQYGTEKMIVNSAADWGVSDPLKVPKTGQAMREAGFSETQVEQVLFHNPVDFFAQSGQLDKALVSTPLPIDQRKTWQDNSALRGQDPVIK